The DNA region AAAATTTTAGAAAAAGCTAGAAAAGAAAATTTGTTTAATGATGAAGCTAAGAATAACAAAAGAAAAAAGGGAGATGAGTGGGGATTTATAGCCGCATCTTCGGTATTAATTTTATTTGGATTTATTTTTTATTTCAAGGATAAAAGTGTTAGTCATATAGTTTCAATACATGGAGCATATGTAGGATTCAAAGGATTAGGAGAATATTTTGCAAATAAAGAAAAATCTGACTTAGTATATGCAGTTGGGGGATTATTATTATTTATTGGATCTTTTATTCTTGCGGTGGCTGATATATGGAAACTCTAATTTTTAAAAATAGACTTAAGGAAGTAAGAAAACAAGAAAATTTATCACAACAAGAACTTGCTAATATGGTTGGTGTATCAAGAAATACTATAAGTTCAATTGAAAGGGGAAAGTTTAATCCCACAGCAAAATTAGCTTTAATTCTATGTATTGCTTTAAACAGAAAGTTTGAAGATTTATTTTATCTAGAATAAATTTATTACAATCTTTATTCTATAATTAACTCAAATAATTTATATTAAGAGAAAGGCCAAGAGAAATAATTCTGGTCCTTTTCTAAATTTAAAGAGGAATTTTATAATTCACGTAGAATATAAACTTGTTTCAGTTCATTCATTCTCATAAGAAATAAAAATACTAATTCTTATTTTTAACTCGTTTCTTTGTTCTATCACTAACAAAAATTACTGCTCCTAAAAGACCATACATAAATGCGTAACTCCTTGATAAATCTTTAAATGCATCAGGATGTAATTCTATAAATATTCCATTAATCCAAAGATAAATCAAAAGAAGAGCCCATGTTATAACAAAAGTTATAGCATATATTATTAATTTGGGTTTTATAGTTTTTCTTAAA from Senegalia massiliensis includes:
- a CDS encoding DUF6442 family protein, giving the protein MDKDKILEKARKENLFNDEAKNNKRKKGDEWGFIAASSVLILFGFIFYFKDKSVSHIVSIHGAYVGFKGLGEYFANKEKSDLVYAVGGLLLFIGSFILAVADIWKL
- a CDS encoding helix-turn-helix transcriptional regulator, with product METLIFKNRLKEVRKQENLSQQELANMVGVSRNTISSIERGKFNPTAKLALILCIALNRKFEDLFYLE